A region of Pyxidicoccus parkwaysis DNA encodes the following proteins:
- a CDS encoding GYF domain-containing protein yields the protein MVGNSGDGSAKPGGSREGRSEEPDTDSSPVLDGVADAELDAIVSKLRTDKRRVAEPSAQSRSRGEMMSERLHRGRPRVSAMPEPQPPPQEAPSYAWYVALGGQASGPHEAAALKGFWAKGELGPDSLCWREGFSEWLPLSQVPELAGTVVPRPEEKAPTVDLPGEASVQQPRPGLRGADALRAIAEGAFASEGASAPVASAGPVGVAASPSRVSPMAPVGVPVSPSHVVPSGAMGVASPSHVAPSVPVGVATVGGGSAAMQGSGAVGAGPDAGVQGPAALQSQTAGIAAASTVEQQVPVAPPSHDGGFAGAQMQSSGLNTEASISVDPAGTHAVLTEEPKSGRARSRRRGALWLVAGGGVVGGLTVAVAMGLLGNAGVRGLGARMGFQEEAPAVDSSATAGSGSAASAASTAAPVAAAEPPSEAPGTAPSAAQPVAGSGSVASPSTALPGATTPSEPARVGVAATAASGTSGASPSYGAAGASSSHAAPLGTVGIDRGGSVPMLKGTRSDDVDDVDHAPNSVLSSPLPTGSYPSRAQGGQQAAAGSALAKRPAESPVGGVAGKTDPNAAAAKAEPKSDTGPDEDYERELLEPPASSGPAGRIVYVPPDPTTPREILPETDIYEVVAANKADIASCAVGEKPPRRVVVRWTILPSGRVTDVSTETASVKGTSLAFCIEDKVRAWNFSRHQEQGGPVRFPFVF from the coding sequence ATGGTGGGCAACTCAGGCGATGGGAGCGCCAAACCGGGCGGCTCCCGGGAAGGCCGCTCGGAGGAGCCGGACACCGACTCCTCGCCCGTGTTGGACGGCGTTGCCGACGCGGAGCTGGATGCCATCGTCAGCAAGCTGCGCACGGACAAGCGCCGCGTCGCCGAGCCCTCGGCGCAGTCGCGCTCGCGCGGCGAGATGATGTCGGAGCGGCTGCACCGTGGACGCCCGCGCGTGTCCGCGATGCCCGAGCCGCAGCCGCCGCCCCAGGAGGCGCCGAGCTACGCGTGGTACGTCGCGCTCGGCGGACAGGCCTCGGGGCCGCATGAGGCCGCGGCGCTGAAGGGCTTCTGGGCGAAGGGCGAGCTGGGGCCGGATTCGCTCTGCTGGCGCGAGGGCTTCAGCGAGTGGCTGCCGCTGTCGCAGGTGCCGGAGCTGGCGGGGACCGTCGTTCCGCGTCCGGAGGAGAAGGCGCCGACGGTGGACCTGCCCGGGGAGGCCAGCGTCCAGCAGCCCCGTCCCGGGTTGAGGGGTGCCGACGCCCTGCGCGCCATCGCCGAGGGTGCCTTCGCGAGTGAGGGCGCGTCCGCGCCTGTTGCTTCTGCCGGTCCGGTGGGTGTCGCGGCGTCGCCTTCGCGCGTGAGCCCCATGGCGCCGGTGGGCGTGCCGGTGTCGCCTTCGCACGTCGTTCCTTCGGGGGCGATGGGTGTTGCGTCGCCTTCGCACGTAGCTCCTTCGGTACCGGTAGGCGTCGCGACGGTGGGAGGCGGCTCTGCTGCGATGCAGGGCTCTGGCGCGGTCGGCGCAGGCCCTGACGCGGGAGTGCAAGGCCCTGCGGCGCTGCAGTCCCAGACGGCTGGCATTGCCGCGGCGAGCACCGTGGAACAGCAGGTTCCCGTGGCACCGCCATCACACGATGGTGGCTTCGCCGGCGCGCAGATGCAGTCCTCCGGCCTCAACACGGAGGCGAGCATCTCCGTGGACCCGGCGGGCACGCACGCCGTGCTCACGGAGGAACCGAAGTCAGGCCGTGCGCGCTCGCGTCGGCGTGGCGCCCTGTGGCTCGTGGCCGGAGGCGGAGTCGTGGGCGGCCTGACGGTCGCCGTGGCCATGGGCCTGCTCGGAAACGCGGGTGTCCGTGGGCTCGGGGCACGGATGGGCTTCCAGGAGGAAGCTCCCGCCGTGGACTCCTCCGCGACGGCTGGTTCAGGAAGCGCGGCCTCCGCGGCCAGCACGGCTGCTCCCGTGGCTGCCGCGGAGCCTCCGAGCGAGGCTCCAGGCACGGCCCCCAGTGCCGCGCAACCTGTGGCCGGCTCGGGGAGCGTTGCCAGTCCTTCCACCGCGCTGCCCGGTGCCACGACTCCGTCGGAGCCCGCCCGCGTGGGTGTCGCGGCCACGGCCGCCTCGGGGACCTCGGGAGCGTCCCCGTCCTACGGAGCGGCCGGCGCGAGCTCCTCGCACGCAGCACCGCTGGGCACCGTCGGAATCGACCGGGGTGGAAGCGTGCCCATGCTGAAGGGCACGCGCAGTGACGACGTGGATGACGTCGACCATGCGCCGAACTCGGTGCTGTCCTCGCCGCTGCCGACGGGCAGCTATCCCTCTCGAGCGCAGGGGGGCCAGCAGGCCGCGGCCGGCTCCGCGCTCGCGAAGCGCCCGGCGGAGTCGCCCGTGGGGGGCGTGGCGGGCAAGACGGACCCGAATGCCGCCGCCGCGAAGGCGGAGCCCAAGTCGGACACGGGCCCGGACGAGGACTACGAGCGTGAGTTGCTGGAGCCCCCAGCCTCGAGCGGCCCCGCGGGGCGCATCGTCTACGTGCCGCCAGACCCGACGACGCCGCGCGAGATTCTCCCGGAGACCGACATCTACGAGGTGGTCGCCGCGAACAAGGCGGACATCGCCTCGTGTGCCGTGGGCGAGAAGCCTCCGCGCCGGGTGGTGGTGCGCTGGACCATCCTCCCGAGCGGCCGCGTCACGGAT
- a CDS encoding NAD(P)(+) transhydrogenase (Re/Si-specific) subunit beta encodes MTLSLTETFVQLLYLAASILFVLGLKDLGDAQTARRGVLLAEVGMVAAVVGTLLYGVEVSGVIVRWEWLILATLIGSAVGTGMGLWIPMTKMPERIALSHAFGGLAVALVGVVEYLEHGGPHMTTLSVTATGLEVALGALTFTGSLMAFGKLQGFITGKPVTYPGQNASNMLMIVGTLGLVGLLVYSPGASWAFFAVAALGVLLGVLLVLPIGGADMPVVICLLNSYAGLAASATGFALGNNVLIICGALDGFSGFLLGMMMSKAMNRSFANVLFGAFGAEPEAKAVTAGAASSGPAPNVGSVEEAAEVLRAARTVIVVPGYGMAVSQAQHAVRDLASALQANGCDVRYAIHPVAGRMPGHMNVLLAEANVPYDHLFDLDVINDDFSATDVALVVGANDVVNPAARNNQSSPIYGMPILSADMAKTCLVLKRSLNPGFAGIENELFVRPNTMMVLGDAKKTISQFTAALKE; translated from the coding sequence ATGACGCTCTCGCTCACGGAGACGTTCGTCCAGTTGCTGTACCTGGCGGCCTCCATCCTCTTCGTGCTGGGCCTGAAGGATTTGGGTGACGCGCAGACGGCGCGGCGGGGCGTGCTGCTGGCCGAGGTGGGCATGGTGGCCGCCGTCGTCGGCACGCTGCTGTACGGCGTGGAGGTGTCCGGCGTCATCGTGCGGTGGGAGTGGCTCATCCTCGCCACCCTCATCGGCTCGGCGGTGGGCACGGGCATGGGCCTGTGGATTCCCATGACGAAGATGCCCGAGCGCATCGCCCTGTCGCACGCCTTCGGCGGGCTCGCGGTGGCGCTGGTGGGCGTCGTCGAGTACCTGGAGCACGGCGGCCCGCACATGACGACGCTGTCCGTGACGGCCACGGGCCTGGAGGTGGCGCTCGGCGCGCTCACCTTCACCGGCAGCCTCATGGCCTTCGGCAAGCTGCAGGGCTTCATCACCGGCAAGCCCGTCACCTACCCGGGGCAGAACGCGTCCAACATGCTGATGATTGTCGGCACGCTGGGGCTGGTGGGCCTGCTGGTGTACTCGCCGGGAGCGTCGTGGGCCTTCTTCGCCGTGGCGGCGCTGGGCGTGCTGTTGGGCGTGCTGCTGGTGCTGCCCATCGGCGGCGCGGACATGCCGGTGGTCATCTGTCTCCTCAACTCGTACGCGGGCCTCGCGGCGTCGGCCACGGGCTTCGCGCTGGGCAACAACGTCCTCATCATCTGCGGCGCGCTGGACGGCTTCTCCGGCTTCCTGCTGGGCATGATGATGTCCAAGGCGATGAACCGCTCGTTCGCCAACGTGCTCTTCGGCGCGTTCGGCGCGGAGCCGGAGGCGAAGGCGGTGACGGCGGGCGCGGCGTCCTCCGGGCCCGCGCCCAACGTGGGCTCGGTGGAGGAGGCGGCCGAGGTGCTCCGCGCCGCGCGCACCGTCATCGTGGTGCCCGGCTACGGCATGGCGGTGTCGCAGGCGCAGCACGCGGTGCGTGATTTGGCCAGCGCGCTCCAGGCCAACGGCTGCGACGTGCGCTACGCCATCCACCCCGTGGCCGGCCGCATGCCCGGGCACATGAACGTGCTGCTCGCCGAGGCGAACGTCCCGTACGACCACCTGTTCGACCTGGACGTCATCAACGATGACTTCTCGGCGACGGACGTGGCGCTGGTGGTGGGCGCCAACGACGTGGTGAACCCGGCCGCGCGCAACAACCAGAGCAGCCCCATCTACGGCATGCCGATTCTGTCGGCGGACATGGCGAAGACGTGCCTGGTGCTGAAGCGCTCGCTCAACCCGGGGTTCGCGGGCATCGAAAACGAGTTGTTCGTCCGGCCGAACACGATGATGGTGCTGGGTGACGCCAAGAAGACCATCTCCCAGTTCACCGCGGCGTTGAAGGAGTAG
- a CDS encoding GNAT family N-acetyltransferase, giving the protein MIREAVAADAPLLARLLREAFEEYRGRLEPPSSAHGKTEDVVLRELRDGGALLAEEPSGPVGCVFFHVKPDHVYLDRLAVLPPFRGQGVARALMQAVEARARALGPTPVRLNVRLALKDHQDWYARQGYAFHSYGTHAGFSSPTYVVLQKDP; this is encoded by the coding sequence ATGATTCGTGAAGCGGTTGCGGCGGATGCCCCGTTGCTGGCCCGCCTGCTCCGGGAGGCATTCGAGGAGTACCGGGGGCGGTTGGAGCCGCCCTCCAGCGCGCACGGGAAGACGGAGGACGTCGTCCTGCGCGAGCTTCGGGACGGAGGCGCGCTCCTCGCCGAGGAGCCCTCCGGGCCGGTGGGCTGCGTCTTCTTCCACGTGAAGCCGGACCACGTGTACCTGGACCGGCTGGCGGTGCTCCCGCCCTTCCGGGGGCAGGGCGTGGCCCGCGCGCTGATGCAGGCGGTGGAGGCGCGAGCCCGGGCGCTGGGGCCCACTCCCGTGCGGCTCAACGTGCGGCTGGCGCTGAAGGACCACCAGGACTGGTACGCGCGCCAGGGCTACGCGTTCCACAGCTACGGCACCCACGCGGGGTTCTCCTCGCCCACGTACGTCGTGCTCCAGAAGGACCCCTGA
- a CDS encoding NAD(P) transhydrogenase subunit alpha — protein sequence MSLTLIFGLYVFFLAAFTGYQVISKVPHLLHTPLMAFTNAISGISLVGSLLAAGGHYGTVSTVLGAVAVLAATINVVGGFLITDRMLRMFKKKGGAR from the coding sequence ATGTCACTGACGCTCATCTTCGGGCTGTACGTGTTCTTCCTGGCCGCCTTCACCGGCTACCAGGTCATCTCCAAGGTGCCGCACCTGCTGCACACGCCGCTGATGGCCTTCACCAACGCCATCTCCGGCATCTCCCTGGTGGGCTCGCTGCTGGCGGCGGGCGGGCACTACGGGACGGTGTCCACGGTGCTGGGCGCGGTGGCGGTGCTCGCGGCCACCATCAACGTGGTGGGCGGCTTCCTCATCACCGACCGCATGCTGCGCATGTTCAAGAAGAAGGGCGGTGCGCGATGA